One stretch of Pseudobdellovibrionaceae bacterium DNA includes these proteins:
- a CDS encoding MFS transporter, which produces METMKALTRPKVAVMLALGFSSGLPFLLVGNTLGFWLRESGIELATIGFLSWVGLAYSLKFLWAPLIDKVDAPLFGRLLGRRRGWMMVSQLLIALGLVAMAVVQPGELESLRMTVFILSAVVAAFASATQDIVVDAWRIEVSDASEEMAMLSSAYQLGYRASMLTTDALILFLAAWVGWSVSFITMGALMGVGLAATYFAREPSRSTEAVTEATTWSLRRLWDAIAGPFFAFFEQHGQKALLILAAVSLYRLSDFVMGPMINPFYTDLGLSKEVIASVRGSVGLIASVVGVAAAGVSAMRLGFIPTLLLGAIVGPASNLGFSVMAVFGPSTEVFSAVMFVDNFSTGFAGTALIGYMSSLTTFGYTATQYALLSSFYALLGKVLKGFSGVAVEQLAVGRTQMDAFALFFVGTAAIGIPAFLLCLLLVRSYRARA; this is translated from the coding sequence ATGGAAACGATGAAAGCCCTCACCCGTCCGAAAGTGGCGGTGATGTTGGCGCTGGGTTTTTCCTCGGGGCTCCCTTTCCTGCTCGTCGGCAACACCCTGGGTTTCTGGCTGCGCGAAAGCGGAATTGAGCTTGCGACAATCGGCTTTTTGTCTTGGGTGGGACTCGCCTATTCCTTGAAATTCCTGTGGGCCCCGCTGATCGATAAAGTTGACGCGCCTCTTTTCGGACGGCTTCTGGGTCGACGTCGCGGCTGGATGATGGTGTCGCAGCTGTTGATCGCCTTGGGACTCGTCGCGATGGCGGTGGTGCAACCCGGAGAGCTCGAAAGCCTGCGCATGACCGTGTTCATCCTTTCGGCCGTGGTCGCGGCTTTCGCCTCGGCGACCCAGGATATCGTCGTCGACGCGTGGCGGATCGAAGTCTCGGACGCCAGCGAAGAGATGGCGATGCTGTCCTCCGCGTACCAGCTAGGCTACCGGGCCTCGATGCTGACGACGGACGCGCTCATTCTTTTCTTGGCCGCATGGGTCGGCTGGTCGGTGTCGTTCATCACCATGGGCGCTTTGATGGGCGTCGGACTCGCGGCGACTTACTTCGCCCGCGAACCTTCGCGCTCGACGGAGGCGGTCACCGAAGCGACGACGTGGTCCCTGCGCCGACTGTGGGACGCGATCGCGGGTCCGTTCTTCGCGTTCTTCGAGCAACACGGGCAGAAAGCGTTGCTAATCCTGGCGGCGGTCAGTCTTTATCGTCTCTCCGATTTCGTGATGGGACCGATGATCAATCCGTTCTATACCGACCTCGGACTTTCAAAAGAGGTCATCGCGTCGGTCCGCGGCTCGGTGGGTTTGATCGCTTCGGTCGTCGGCGTCGCCGCGGCCGGCGTTTCGGCGATGCGTTTGGGCTTCATCCCCACGCTTCTGCTGGGCGCGATCGTGGGGCCGGCCTCGAACTTGGGATTTTCCGTGATGGCGGTGTTCGGTCCGTCGACGGAAGTGTTTTCAGCCGTGATGTTCGTCGACAACTTCTCGACGGGTTTTGCGGGAACGGCCCTCATCGGCTACATGTCCAGTCTGACCACATTCGGGTATACGGCGACCCAGTACGCGCTTTTGAGTTCGTTCTACGCGCTGCTCGGCAAAGTGCTGAAAGGCTTTTCGGGCGTCGCGGTCGAACAACTGGCCGTGGGCCGCACGCAGATGGACGCCTTCGCGCTGTTCTTCGTGGGGACGGCGGCGATCGGGATCCCCGCGTTCTTACTATGCCTATTGTTGGTACGTAGCTACCGCGCCCGCGCCTAG
- a CDS encoding peptidylprolyl isomerase: MSLSAQPQRVISFNYTLKDTKGQLLDESSDGPLAFLTGIGQIIPKLEEEVMGMLIGQKKTVSLKASDAYGEPDPKMVMEVPKKELAHLKIEVGAFLQLNLGQQMKVVRIAEIGEENVKLDGNHPLAGVDLVFDVELIESRVATSEEISHGHVHGPGGHHH, from the coding sequence ATGAGCCTGTCGGCCCAACCCCAACGTGTCATCAGCTTCAACTACACCCTCAAAGATACCAAAGGCCAGTTGCTGGATGAGAGCTCGGATGGACCCTTGGCCTTCTTGACCGGAATCGGACAAATCATTCCGAAGCTCGAAGAGGAAGTGATGGGAATGCTGATCGGCCAAAAGAAGACCGTCAGTCTGAAAGCTTCGGATGCTTACGGCGAGCCCGACCCCAAAATGGTGATGGAAGTTCCCAAGAAAGAACTCGCGCACTTGAAGATCGAAGTCGGTGCGTTCTTGCAATTGAACCTCGGTCAACAAATGAAAGTCGTGCGGATCGCCGAAATCGGCGAAGAGAATGTGAAGCTCGACGGCAACCACCCGCTGGCGGGCGTGGATCTCGTTTTTGACGTGGAGCTGATCGAATCGCGCGTTGCGACCTCGGAAGAGATCTCGCATGGTCACGTGCATGGTCCCGGTGGGCATCACCACTGA
- a CDS encoding arylesterase — MKVRTASAVLFLALLNFSSFAFAKTPRIVFLGDSLTEGYGVAKEKAYPALIDQKIKAAKLDWQVINAGVSGSTSASAKSRLDWQLKSKPEIIVIALGANDGLRGFKPADTRKNLEEAIVKAKASGARVVLAGMEMPPNYGDKYRDDFRKVYPALAKEQKIDLIPFLLDKVGGAKDLNLEDGIHPNEKGYVIVADNVWKTLEPILKSTTVKK; from the coding sequence ATGAAGGTCAGAACAGCATCGGCCGTTTTGTTTTTGGCGCTCCTGAATTTCTCCTCCTTCGCGTTCGCGAAGACTCCCCGAATCGTTTTCCTGGGTGACTCACTGACCGAGGGATACGGCGTCGCTAAAGAGAAAGCGTATCCCGCGCTCATCGATCAGAAAATCAAAGCCGCGAAACTCGATTGGCAAGTCATCAACGCCGGCGTCAGCGGCTCGACGTCCGCCAGCGCGAAGTCGCGCCTCGACTGGCAATTGAAATCCAAACCCGAAATCATCGTCATCGCCCTCGGCGCCAACGACGGCTTGCGCGGTTTCAAACCCGCCGACACCCGCAAAAATTTAGAGGAGGCGATCGTGAAAGCGAAAGCATCCGGTGCGCGGGTGGTGCTCGCGGGCATGGAGATGCCGCCGAACTACGGCGACAAGTACCGCGACGATTTCCGCAAAGTCTATCCCGCGCTCGCGAAGGAGCAGAAGATCGACCTGATCCCGTTTCTGCTCGACAAGGTCGGCGGCGCGAAAGACTTGAATCTCGAAGACGGCATTCATCCAAATGAAAAGGGCTACGTCATCGTCGCCGACAACGTTTGGAAGACGCTTGAACCCATCTTGAAATCCACCACGGTCAAAAAGTAA
- a CDS encoding 1-acyl-sn-glycerol-3-phosphate acyltransferase encodes MGLTDRLRGAVRFSIFIVYVLSYLIESYVGRLFIRGQVARRGFHARTVSRYTRGACQMMGVKVEAKGLPPKGQNFLLVGNHLGFMDILALSSVKRCLFITSVEMRETPFLGTLCEMGGCLFVERRSRTKIVGEMGEIRDALKQGFDVVLYPEGTSGDGEKLLPFKKSLLISAAGTGIPIKVMVINYRRVNGEPMSDKWRDSVCWYGDMSFLPAIWGLFCLKTIDVEISFHEEIHVQSEEDRHHVAATARELVEKHFVPIPRPT; translated from the coding sequence ATGGGTTTGACTGATCGTCTGCGCGGCGCCGTCCGCTTCAGCATCTTCATTGTCTACGTACTGAGCTACCTGATCGAGTCCTACGTCGGCCGCTTATTCATTCGCGGACAGGTGGCGCGTCGGGGTTTTCACGCGCGCACGGTTTCGCGTTACACGCGGGGTGCGTGCCAGATGATGGGCGTGAAGGTCGAAGCGAAGGGACTGCCCCCCAAGGGACAGAACTTTCTTTTGGTCGGCAATCACTTGGGCTTCATGGATATTCTGGCGCTGTCGTCGGTGAAGCGCTGCCTGTTCATCACGTCGGTGGAAATGCGCGAGACGCCTTTCTTGGGAACTTTGTGCGAGATGGGCGGATGTTTGTTCGTCGAGCGCCGCAGCCGCACGAAGATCGTCGGTGAAATGGGCGAGATTCGCGATGCGCTCAAGCAGGGCTTCGACGTCGTGCTTTATCCGGAAGGAACGTCGGGCGACGGGGAAAAGCTTCTGCCCTTCAAAAAGTCGCTGCTGATCTCCGCCGCCGGCACGGGCATTCCGATCAAGGTCATGGTCATCAACTACCGCCGGGTGAACGGCGAACCCATGTCGGATAAATGGCGCGACTCGGTCTGCTGGTACGGCGATATGAGTTTTTTGCCCGCGATCTGGGGCCTGTTCTGTCTGAAGACCATCGATGTCGAGATCAGCTTTCACGAAGAGATCCACGTCCAAAGTGAAGAGGATCGCCATCACGTCGCCGCGACCGCGCGTGAACTCGTGGAAAAGCACTTCGTCCCGATTCCGAGGCCCACATGA
- a CDS encoding GNAT family N-acetyltransferase, giving the protein MSELILKNIHWRETLPLRQSVLRPGQPPEQCHFPGDEDKGTFHIGMIDPANGLVVGIGSFRRDALPSEPPLLGADDARGRPLPYRLRGMAVHPDYRRRGIGDQILRDGERQLRELGSGLLWFNARQDAFRFYQTNGYDFASELFSINGVGPHKVMLKRL; this is encoded by the coding sequence TTGAGCGAACTGATTCTTAAGAACATTCATTGGCGCGAGACCCTCCCGCTACGGCAGTCCGTGCTGCGCCCGGGACAGCCGCCCGAGCAATGCCACTTCCCCGGGGACGAGGACAAAGGCACCTTCCACATCGGCATGATTGATCCCGCAAACGGACTCGTGGTCGGCATCGGCAGTTTTCGCCGGGACGCCCTGCCCAGTGAACCGCCGCTTCTCGGCGCGGACGACGCCAGGGGCCGGCCGCTTCCCTATCGGCTGCGGGGCATGGCCGTCCATCCCGATTACCGCCGCCGCGGGATCGGTGACCAAATCCTTCGCGACGGCGAACGACAACTCCGAGAGCTGGGATCGGGACTTTTGTGGTTCAACGCCCGCCAAGACGCCTTTCGATTTTACCAAACCAACGGCTACGATTTCGCCAGCGAACTGTTCTCGATCAATGGAGTCGGACCGCATAAGGTCATGCTCAAGAGACTTTGA
- a CDS encoding ABC transporter ATP-binding protein, whose amino-acid sequence MSLKVTNLKKSFAQGESRIEVLKGLNLEVATGKIVAILGQSGAGKSTFLGLLSGLDVPDSGSVEIGGQNVSALSPEARTLFRGKQIGIVFQQFHLVPHLTALENVALPLEIQGETDVESRARAMLESLGLGHRLHHHPGTMSGGECQRVAIARALVGRPSLILADEPSGNLDLETGEKVTQVFFDQIRKAGITTILVTHNPELARLCDERYSLRGGLCVPS is encoded by the coding sequence ATGAGCCTGAAAGTCACGAATCTGAAGAAGTCCTTCGCCCAAGGTGAGTCGCGGATCGAAGTGCTGAAGGGGCTGAACCTCGAGGTCGCGACGGGAAAGATCGTGGCGATCCTCGGTCAAAGCGGCGCCGGCAAGTCCACGTTTCTGGGATTGCTGTCGGGGCTCGACGTTCCGGATTCGGGATCGGTCGAGATCGGCGGACAAAACGTCAGTGCGCTCTCGCCCGAGGCGCGCACGCTTTTCCGCGGTAAACAAATCGGGATCGTCTTCCAGCAGTTTCACTTGGTCCCGCATTTGACCGCGCTCGAAAACGTCGCGCTGCCTTTGGAAATCCAGGGTGAAACCGACGTCGAAAGTCGAGCCCGCGCCATGCTGGAAAGCCTGGGGCTGGGGCACCGCTTGCATCACCACCCCGGCACCATGAGCGGCGGGGAGTGTCAGCGGGTCGCCATCGCGCGCGCCTTGGTCGGACGGCCGAGTCTGATCTTGGCCGATGAACCGAGCGGGAACTTGGATCTCGAAACGGGTGAAAAGGTCACGCAAGTTTTCTTCGATCAAATCCGCAAAGCGGGGATCACGACCATCCTCGTGACCCACAATCCGGAACTCGCGCGTCTGTGCGATGAGCGCTACAGCCTGCGCGGAGGCCTTTGTGTTCCGTCTTGA
- a CDS encoding RNA-binding protein, with the protein MGKKLYIGNLPYGVDDQSLHETFAVYGPVLSAKVITDRESGRSKGFGFVEMENDADADRAVEEANGKDVGGRALNVSEARPQAPREGGGGRGGFGGGRGGGGGRGGFGGGGRGGGGGRY; encoded by the coding sequence ATGGGCAAGAAACTTTATATCGGCAATCTTCCGTACGGCGTAGACGATCAGTCTCTGCACGAAACTTTCGCGGTTTACGGACCCGTCCTTTCGGCGAAGGTCATCACTGACCGTGAGTCGGGACGTTCGAAAGGCTTCGGCTTTGTCGAAATGGAAAACGACGCCGATGCAGATCGCGCAGTCGAAGAAGCGAACGGCAAAGACGTCGGCGGACGCGCGCTGAACGTTTCTGAGGCTCGCCCTCAAGCTCCCCGTGAAGGCGGCGGCGGACGTGGTGGCTTCGGTGGTGGACGCGGCGGTGGCGGCGGACGTGGCGGCTTCGGCGGCGGCGGACGTGGCGGCGGCGGCGGACGTTACTAA
- a CDS encoding acyl-CoA dehydrogenase family protein encodes MKTFEALDLFSIDDELTSDERMIRDSVRQFVSDEMLPLLPEAYDEGRFPQELVPGLAQLGVFGANLTGYGCAGLSATAYGLIMQEIERGDSGLRSFVSVQSSLCMFPIWKYGSEELKQKYLPKMARGEMIGCFGLTEPDFGSNPAGMLSRAKRDGDHYILNGTKMWITNGGISHLAIVWARNDEGEVIGLVVDRDTPGFTVRDIGKKFSLRASVTSELHFDQCRVPVSQQLNVKGLRGPFSCLNQARFGIAFGAIGAAMACLDEAIQYAKTRVQFDRPIAQFQLVQAKLTNMATEVTKAQWLTLRLGRLKDQERVEPHQISMCKMNNVRMALDVARTCRDVLGASGITYEYQVGRHMLNLESVNTYEGTEDIHRLIVGEKLTGLPAYK; translated from the coding sequence ATGAAAACATTTGAAGCCCTGGACCTCTTCTCGATCGACGATGAGCTCACTTCCGACGAAAGAATGATTCGCGACTCCGTTCGACAGTTCGTTTCCGACGAAATGCTTCCCCTGCTGCCTGAAGCTTACGACGAAGGACGTTTCCCGCAAGAGCTCGTGCCCGGGCTCGCGCAGCTCGGCGTTTTCGGAGCGAACCTGACCGGGTACGGCTGCGCCGGACTCTCGGCCACGGCCTACGGACTGATCATGCAAGAGATCGAGCGCGGCGACAGCGGTCTGCGCAGTTTCGTCAGCGTGCAGAGCTCACTTTGCATGTTTCCGATCTGGAAATACGGAAGCGAAGAGCTGAAACAGAAGTACCTGCCGAAGATGGCGCGGGGTGAAATGATCGGCTGCTTCGGTTTGACCGAACCGGATTTCGGCTCGAACCCGGCGGGCATGCTCAGCCGCGCGAAACGCGACGGCGATCACTATATCTTGAACGGCACAAAAATGTGGATCACGAACGGTGGAATTTCGCATCTGGCGATCGTGTGGGCACGCAATGATGAGGGCGAGGTCATCGGCCTGGTCGTCGATCGCGACACGCCCGGTTTCACCGTGCGCGATATCGGCAAGAAGTTCTCGCTCCGCGCTTCGGTCACCAGCGAACTGCACTTCGATCAGTGCCGGGTCCCCGTCTCGCAGCAGCTGAACGTCAAAGGCTTGCGCGGTCCGTTCTCGTGCTTGAATCAGGCGCGTTTCGGTATCGCCTTCGGCGCCATCGGCGCCGCCATGGCCTGCCTGGACGAAGCGATCCAATACGCGAAGACCCGCGTCCAATTCGACCGTCCCATCGCGCAGTTTCAGCTCGTGCAAGCGAAGCTCACCAACATGGCCACCGAAGTCACGAAGGCGCAGTGGCTGACGTTGCGTTTGGGCCGACTGAAGGACCAAGAACGCGTCGAGCCCCACCAGATCTCGATGTGCAAGATGAACAATGTGCGCATGGCCCTCGACGTCGCGCGGACGTGCCGGGACGTACTCGGTGCCAGCGGTATCACTTACGAGTATCAGGTGGGACGTCACATGTTGAATCTGGAAAGCGTGAACACCTACGAAGGCACCGAAGACATCCACCGCCTCATCGTGGGTGAAAAACTGACGGGCCTTCCCGCCTACAAATAG
- a CDS encoding PAS domain-containing protein: MNLSQMVSQFKHPAFLLGPDLSLKAANTAAREWLPLAEVAVGKDHSWTVNWDKGLGRFIEPLARRCLETKAPQEEIFSGDLEGRIHPRLLTLQYLLDDGEITLLAQSFPMTERSLSKLGQEALVTSERVSLALRSRRVGFFDWNIKEDILVWDRTQWEIFGRDAHEFDHPMQAFNASLDQKNSEKVWSEIKDALDGVRPYNAEFEIRTADGEPRTIRGSGICFWDENGKPARLIGLNWDVTHRRRLQTQANEQARMLQKITEMMPAFITIGNLPQDRMKFFNRRYIEIFNLDPEQVRTSPFSQWRARIHPEEIPNLEAYGRQVNSLADNEIADITMKVLDNDGRPRWLRIQTQVFERDPASGQIMELITVGVDITEEKRLAAAAETDRAKAFNSSKHAALGQMAGGIAHEVNNPLTIIIAKVEQIRKSMNAATGIDPKVNEDIDRIVQMCQRIAKIIRSMRTVSRIEETEVFQRASLNSVVEDVMILCQSRLANLRIEMSVGEIPETLIDLRPVQVSQILLNLLNNAVDAVSELPEKWIRLEFREHQTQIEISVTDSGRGITPEIAARMTEPFFSTKPVGQGTGLGLSISLSLAELHGGTLTYDALSPHTRFIFQFPKHQHTSETR; encoded by the coding sequence GTGAACCTGAGCCAGATGGTCTCTCAATTCAAGCATCCCGCCTTCCTGCTTGGGCCCGATTTGAGCCTGAAGGCGGCGAATACGGCCGCGCGCGAATGGCTGCCATTAGCGGAAGTCGCAGTCGGCAAGGACCATTCTTGGACAGTGAACTGGGACAAAGGTCTGGGACGTTTCATCGAACCTCTCGCCCGTCGCTGTTTGGAAACGAAGGCGCCGCAAGAAGAGATCTTTTCGGGAGACCTCGAAGGCCGCATCCACCCCCGCTTGCTCACGCTTCAATACCTCTTGGACGACGGCGAGATCACGCTGCTCGCGCAGTCTTTCCCGATGACCGAGCGCTCTCTCTCGAAACTGGGGCAAGAAGCCTTGGTCACCTCCGAACGTGTCTCGCTCGCACTGCGATCACGTCGGGTCGGTTTCTTCGACTGGAATATCAAAGAAGACATTTTGGTGTGGGACCGCACCCAGTGGGAAATTTTCGGCCGCGATGCTCATGAGTTCGATCATCCCATGCAGGCGTTCAATGCGTCGCTGGACCAAAAAAACAGCGAAAAAGTGTGGTCGGAAATCAAAGACGCTCTGGATGGAGTCAGACCCTACAATGCGGAGTTCGAAATTCGGACTGCCGATGGAGAGCCCCGCACGATCCGCGGCTCGGGAATTTGTTTTTGGGATGAGAACGGAAAACCCGCACGCCTGATCGGCCTGAACTGGGATGTCACCCACCGGCGTCGCCTGCAGACTCAAGCCAACGAGCAGGCCCGCATGCTGCAAAAGATTACCGAGATGATGCCGGCCTTCATCACGATCGGAAACTTACCGCAAGATCGAATGAAGTTTTTCAATCGCCGGTATATCGAGATCTTCAATTTGGATCCCGAGCAAGTGCGGACCTCGCCTTTTTCGCAGTGGCGCGCGCGCATCCACCCCGAGGAAATTCCGAATCTCGAGGCTTACGGCCGCCAAGTGAACTCTTTGGCGGACAACGAAATCGCCGACATCACGATGAAGGTTTTGGACAACGACGGACGGCCGCGCTGGTTGCGAATCCAAACGCAGGTCTTCGAACGCGATCCCGCCTCGGGCCAAATCATGGAGCTGATTACCGTCGGCGTCGACATCACCGAAGAAAAGCGCCTGGCCGCCGCGGCCGAAACGGATCGCGCGAAGGCCTTCAACTCTTCGAAACACGCGGCGCTCGGACAAATGGCGGGCGGAATCGCCCATGAAGTGAATAACCCGCTGACGATCATCATCGCGAAGGTCGAACAGATTCGCAAAAGCATGAACGCGGCGACGGGAATCGACCCCAAGGTCAACGAGGACATCGACCGGATCGTTCAGATGTGCCAACGGATCGCGAAAATCATCCGGAGCATGCGCACCGTCTCGCGCATCGAAGAAACCGAAGTTTTCCAACGCGCCTCTTTGAATTCGGTCGTCGAAGACGTCATGATCCTGTGCCAATCTCGTTTAGCCAATTTACGAATCGAGATGAGCGTCGGCGAAATCCCAGAGACTCTCATCGATCTACGCCCCGTGCAGGTCTCGCAAATTTTGCTGAATCTACTGAACAACGCCGTGGACGCGGTCAGCGAGCTGCCGGAAAAATGGATCCGACTGGAATTCCGCGAACACCAGACGCAAATCGAAATTTCGGTCACCGATAGCGGACGCGGAATCACCCCGGAAATCGCCGCGCGGATGACCGAGCCCTTCTTCTCGACGAAACCCGTCGGGCAAGGTACGGGCCTAGGCTTGTCCATTTCGCTTTCTCTAGCCGAACTTCATGGTGGAACGTTGACCTACGACGCGCTTTCGCCGCATACCCGTTTCATTTTTCAATTCCCGAAGCATCAGCACACAAGCGAGACCCGATGA
- a CDS encoding HNH endonuclease, translated as MKIIPWQKALILWFQGKVEVLEYHNVFARSAFNAFQLPSVMRLKTYVRPRNFGVVRFCRENVYIRDNFTCQYCGIQHAAKSLTLDHVVPASKQGPKSWTNVVTACRDCNQRKGNRTPSVAKMPLLNEPRIPSWLPTTDLDYNSTQMPGSWGPYLNDPAG; from the coding sequence ATGAAAATCATCCCGTGGCAAAAGGCTTTGATCCTTTGGTTCCAGGGGAAGGTCGAAGTGCTGGAGTATCACAACGTCTTCGCGCGCAGTGCTTTCAACGCTTTTCAACTTCCGAGCGTCATGCGACTGAAAACCTACGTGCGTCCCCGCAACTTCGGGGTGGTTCGCTTCTGTCGCGAGAACGTCTACATCCGCGATAACTTCACCTGCCAGTACTGCGGCATCCAACACGCGGCGAAGTCGCTGACTCTGGATCACGTCGTCCCGGCCTCGAAGCAAGGACCGAAAAGCTGGACGAATGTCGTGACCGCTTGTCGCGATTGCAATCAGCGTAAGGGCAATCGCACGCCCTCCGTCGCGAAGATGCCGCTTTTAAACGAACCGCGTATCCCCTCGTGGCTGCCCACGACCGATCTTGACTACAATTCCACGCAGATGCCAGGATCCTGGGGTCCCTACCTCAACGATCCGGCAGGCTGA
- a CDS encoding polysaccharide deacetylase family protein produces MRRLSTWITAAVLAPAFLMTVAACSPAPSFKERIELTPEANAQALNEAEWINSPANPTKIFADLRGQMTTNPDDQITPNEVCATLKKYEEDAKLFLFENEIRSASNKTVIGQCRDQLLRRLERIHAANRARMKAQGFAVLNYGRINDVLALDLQNPDSMTEIMKNVYAEVDGGKMPALKTEEQLRDVSKGYVAIRGDVQPKQVILTFDDGPHPLMTSLIAATLKSAQTKGIFFTLGQAAKRNPWVTQELAREGHVIANHSYSHPYMGPLEECKGEDCRKNWVSEREALFELQKTHQLLFDLVGQVEPFVRFPFGAKTKGLGAFLKAHGMGEFFWNVDSEDWRFSHSNEAVLDRMMAQLDKDQRGIILLHDIHRRTAEILPELLHRLAKGGYSIVVLRAQDPMSRTQNVLLTGEEISIPTALLPTP; encoded by the coding sequence ATGAGACGTTTGTCGACCTGGATTACCGCCGCCGTATTGGCCCCCGCCTTCCTGATGACGGTCGCGGCCTGCTCGCCCGCGCCCAGCTTCAAAGAGCGAATTGAGCTCACGCCCGAGGCGAACGCTCAAGCGCTCAACGAAGCGGAGTGGATCAATTCGCCCGCGAACCCGACGAAAATCTTCGCCGACCTGCGCGGACAGATGACCACGAATCCCGATGATCAGATCACGCCGAACGAAGTTTGCGCGACCCTGAAAAAGTACGAAGAGGACGCGAAGCTCTTCTTATTTGAAAACGAAATCCGTTCGGCCTCGAATAAGACCGTGATCGGCCAATGTCGCGATCAGCTTTTGCGTCGTTTGGAGCGTATCCACGCCGCGAACCGCGCGCGCATGAAGGCGCAGGGTTTCGCCGTCCTGAATTACGGGCGGATCAACGACGTCCTTGCGTTGGATCTGCAGAATCCCGACAGCATGACTGAAATCATGAAGAACGTTTACGCCGAAGTCGATGGCGGAAAAATGCCCGCGCTGAAGACCGAAGAGCAGCTGCGTGACGTTTCGAAGGGCTACGTCGCGATTCGTGGCGACGTCCAGCCGAAGCAGGTGATCCTGACCTTCGACGACGGTCCGCACCCGCTGATGACCTCGCTGATCGCGGCGACTTTGAAGTCGGCGCAGACCAAAGGAATCTTCTTCACCTTGGGACAAGCGGCGAAACGCAATCCGTGGGTTACGCAAGAACTCGCGCGCGAAGGTCACGTGATCGCGAACCATAGCTATTCGCATCCCTACATGGGACCGCTGGAAGAGTGTAAAGGCGAAGACTGCCGCAAGAATTGGGTCAGCGAGCGCGAAGCCTTGTTCGAACTGCAGAAGACCCACCAATTGCTTTTCGATCTCGTCGGCCAAGTGGAGCCTTTCGTGCGGTTCCCCTTCGGGGCGAAGACGAAAGGCCTGGGCGCTTTCCTGAAAGCGCACGGTATGGGCGAGTTTTTCTGGAACGTGGATTCCGAAGACTGGCGCTTCTCGCATTCGAACGAAGCGGTGCTGGACCGGATGATGGCTCAGCTCGATAAAGATCAGCGCGGGATCATTTTGCTGCACGATATTCATCGCCGGACCGCCGAGATCTTACCGGAGCTGCTGCACCGGTTGGCGAAGGGCGGTTACTCGATCGTGGTCCTGCGCGCTCAGGATCCGATGTCCCGCACGCAGAACGTGCTGCTGACGGGGGAAGAGATCTCGATTCCGACGGCGCTCCTGCCGACTCCGTAA
- a CDS encoding threonylcarbamoyl-AMP synthase encodes MPLTPSPESLSAAAQLLERGDVVAMPTETVYGLAARIDREDGLKRIFAVKERPFFDPLIVHVDGVKMARTCAREWPPTADALTAAFWPGPLTIVLPKSELVSDLITSGLDGVGLRSPDHPVARQLIQLAQVPLAAPSANRFGHTSPSTWQHVQDEFGEAVYILKADSGRVGIESTVLKMDGDELTLLRPGMVSRGQIDAALAQAGVKARWREAAIRGEAPGQMKHHYMPRIPLVLVPAEMTESEILARVNTRRDEIPHQLEGVDLRLERPTGAYHELRELRLPDDAELAARRLYADLRALAESGTELLYFRCKDGQTGEHWAAVLERLTKAASLSLL; translated from the coding sequence ATGCCTTTGACCCCTTCCCCGGAAAGCCTATCCGCCGCCGCGCAATTGCTTGAGCGCGGCGACGTGGTCGCCATGCCCACCGAAACGGTGTACGGCTTGGCCGCGCGTATTGATCGCGAGGACGGACTCAAACGCATTTTCGCCGTCAAAGAACGGCCCTTCTTCGATCCATTGATCGTTCATGTCGACGGGGTAAAAATGGCGCGGACGTGCGCCCGTGAGTGGCCGCCCACCGCGGACGCTTTGACGGCCGCCTTCTGGCCGGGACCGCTGACGATCGTGCTGCCCAAAAGCGAATTGGTTTCCGACCTTATCACTTCGGGTTTGGATGGCGTGGGCTTACGGTCGCCCGATCATCCCGTCGCCCGTCAGCTGATCCAGTTGGCGCAGGTTCCCTTGGCGGCACCGAGCGCCAATCGTTTCGGTCACACGAGTCCTAGCACTTGGCAGCACGTGCAAGACGAGTTCGGCGAAGCGGTCTACATTCTGAAAGCCGATTCGGGACGCGTGGGCATCGAATCCACCGTATTGAAGATGGACGGGGATGAGCTGACCCTGTTGCGGCCGGGCATGGTGTCCCGGGGACAGATCGACGCCGCGCTCGCGCAAGCCGGCGTGAAAGCCCGTTGGCGCGAGGCCGCCATTCGCGGTGAAGCCCCCGGCCAGATGAAACATCACTACATGCCCCGGATCCCTTTGGTGCTCGTGCCCGCCGAAATGACCGAGTCCGAGATCTTGGCGCGGGTGAATACCCGTCGTGACGAGATCCCCCATCAGCTGGAAGGTGTGGATCTTCGTTTGGAGCGGCCCACGGGAGCCTATCATGAGCTTCGCGAGCTGCGTTTGCCGGACGACGCGGAACTCGCGGCCCGGCGGCTTTACGCGGACCTCCGGGCCCTCGCCGAATCGGGTACGGAACTCCTCTATTTCCGCTGCAAAGACGGGCAGACGGGCGAGCATTGGGCCGCCGTCCTCGAGCGCTTGACAAAAGCGGCCAGTCTATCGCTTTTGTAG